The Mycolicibacterium monacense genome contains the following window.
GCGCGTTCGGCGTCGGAGGGGCTGCGGTTGGCCGGGCGGGACAGGAACGTGTCCATCCCGATCGCGGTCATCCGGCCCTCGAGGCGACTTGCCAAGTCCCACAGGATGTCTGCTTCGCTGATCGGACCCTGGGGCCCGTTCATGATGAGGCCGTGGTCGCTGCCGCCGCGGCCCGGATCGATGATGACCCGCTTGCCCGACAGTCGCGGACCGGAGCGGCGGACGAGCTCCTCCTCCCGGATCGCGTGCGGCGAACCGCCGGTCACGCGTGACCCGAGGAAGTACAGCGAGCGCAGGGTCTCCGGACCGCAGATGCCGTCGGGATAGAGCCCGTACTCGCGTTGGTAGGAGGTGAGCCCGTGATGGGTCTGCAGCCCGAAGTGCCCGTCGACCAGACCGGTGTAGAACCCGAGATCCTGCAGGCGCGCCTGCAGTGTCGCGACATCGTCGCCGTACATCGGGGCGCCGAACTGATGCATCAACGTACGTGCGCCGAGGCGGTAGGACGCCTCTTTCAGCGCCCGGTACGTGGCCTCACCGACGATGCCGTCGACCAGGAGCCCGCGGTGCTGCTGGAAGGCGCGGACCGCCTGGTCGAGATGGTCGTCGAACAGGTCTGCGACGACATGTCTTCCGGTGGTGAGGTCGTCGTCGGGGCTGTCCAGCAGGCCCAGAGCGGAGAGCGCTGCGCGGATCTCGGTGACCGCGGCTCCGCGATCACCGTGACGCAGACTCGACATACTCGCCCCTTCGGCAGGCCCTCGTTATGGCTGTCAGTACCCCTGCGGCATCGACATATGCACGACAGGCCCGAAAGGCATTGTCTCAGAAGTTCCGGTCAATCCGGAAAACGCCAGGCGAACCGGAATCAGGCCGTGATCCGTCAGAGCAGGTCGGTGAGTTCCCGCAGCAGTGCGGCTTTGCCCTTCGCACCGACGATCCGCTTGACCGGTTCACCGTCCTTGAACAGGATCATCGTCGGGATCGAGACGACCTGGAAGTCGCGTGCGGTGGTCGGATTCGCGTCGACGTCGAGTTTGGCGACGGTCAGCGCGCCGGCCTTCTCGCTGGCGATCTCCTCGAGGACCGGGGCGACCATCTTGCACGGCCCGCACCAGGTGGCCCAGAAGTCGACCAGGACGGGCGTGCTGCTGGTCAGCACGTCCTCGGAGAACGAGTCGTCGGTGACGGTGACGGTGGCGCTGTCGGCCATGTGTGCTCCTCGGGATAGGGGTGTGTCAGATGTCTCAGATCGGGGCCGAGATCTCTTGATCGCTTGGTGCGACGCCGATTTCGGCCAGCCAGCGCTCGGCGTCGATGGCGGCCGAACAACCGCTGCCCGCGGCGGTGATCGCCTGCCGGTAGGTGCGGTCCACGAGATCGCCTGCGGCGAAGACACCTTCGACGGAGGTGTTGGTGGTGCGACCCTCGACCAGGACGTAGCCGTCCTCGTCGACGTCGACCTGACCACGCACGATGTCCGAGCGCGGCACGTGCCCGATCGCGACGAACACACCGGTCACCGCGAGCTTCGACTCCTCACCGGTCACGGTGTCGCGCAAGCGGATTCCGGTCACCTTGGGATCGCCCTCGATCTCGGTGACCGCGGTGTTGGTCATGAACGTGATCTTCTCGTTGGCGCGGGCGCGGTCGAGCATGATGCGCGAGGCGCGGAACTCCTCGCGGCGGTGGATCACCGTCACGCTGCGCGCGAAGCGGGTGAGGAACGTCGCCTCCTCCATCGCCGAGTCGCCGCCGCCGATGACCGCGATGTCCTGATCGCGGAAGAAGAAGCCGTCGCAGGTCGCGCAGGTGCTCACGCCCATGCCGAGCAGCGCGTCCTCGCCGGGGACGCCGAGGTGGCGTGCGGCGGCACCCATCGCGAGGATGACCGCCCGGGCCCGATGGGTCTCGTCGCCCACGGTGACCGTCTTGACGGGGCCGTCGAGGGAGACCTCGTCGACGTCCTCCATCCGCAGGTCGGCGCCGAAGCGCAGCGCCTGCTCGCGCATCTCGTCCATCAGTTCGGGTCCGGTGATGCCGTTGCGGAAGCCGGGGTAGTTCTCCACCTCGGTCGTGGTCATGAGCGCGCCGCCGAACTGGCTGCCCTCGAATACGAGCGGCTTGAGCTGTGCGCGCGCGGCGTACACGGCGGCCGTGTATCCGGCCGGGCCGGAGCCGATGATGATCACATC
Protein-coding sequences here:
- the trxB gene encoding thioredoxin-disulfide reductase; the protein is MTSSSTVHDVIIIGSGPAGYTAAVYAARAQLKPLVFEGSQFGGALMTTTEVENYPGFRNGITGPELMDEMREQALRFGADLRMEDVDEVSLDGPVKTVTVGDETHRARAVILAMGAAARHLGVPGEDALLGMGVSTCATCDGFFFRDQDIAVIGGGDSAMEEATFLTRFARSVTVIHRREEFRASRIMLDRARANEKITFMTNTAVTEIEGDPKVTGIRLRDTVTGEESKLAVTGVFVAIGHVPRSDIVRGQVDVDEDGYVLVEGRTTNTSVEGVFAAGDLVDRTYRQAITAAGSGCSAAIDAERWLAEIGVAPSDQEISAPI
- the trxA gene encoding thioredoxin; this encodes MADSATVTVTDDSFSEDVLTSSTPVLVDFWATWCGPCKMVAPVLEEIASEKAGALTVAKLDVDANPTTARDFQVVSIPTMILFKDGEPVKRIVGAKGKAALLRELTDLL
- a CDS encoding N-acetylmuramoyl-L-alanine amidase, which encodes MSSLRHGDRGAAVTEIRAALSALGLLDSPDDDLTTGRHVVADLFDDHLDQAVRAFQQHRGLLVDGIVGEATYRALKEASYRLGARTLMHQFGAPMYGDDVATLQARLQDLGFYTGLVDGHFGLQTHHGLTSYQREYGLYPDGICGPETLRSLYFLGSRVTGGSPHAIREEELVRRSGPRLSGKRVIIDPGRGGSDHGLIMNGPQGPISEADILWDLASRLEGRMTAIGMDTFLSRPANRSPSDAERAATANTVGADLMISLRCAAQPTPAANGVASFHFGNSHGSVSTIGRNLADFIQREVVARTGLRDCRTHGRTWDLLRLTRMPTVQVDVGYITNPRDRELLVSNHNRDAIAEGILAAVKRLYLLGKNDRPTGTFTFAELLAHELSVEQAGRLSSN